The genomic stretch caccagggaagagttaATTTTGAGAAGGAGTATCCAGTGATACTTCCTTGTGAGAAGGAAGATCCAGTAATGGAACTGGTACAAGGAGATGGCCTGGGGCCTGCTAAAAGTCAGGTTGTAATTTCCATAGCATTcaagatagaaaaataaacagctcTTTAAGAAGAAACTTCGTTTTCTCCATTCACATGTCAGCCCCAGGGTGGGATGTTGTCTCACACTTCTGGAATTGGTTAGACCCGTGTTGTAACTGTAAAATACACACTGGGTTTCAAAGACTTAATAAAATACTGTAAACTATCCCATTTTTCTGTCACTTATACAttgaaatgacaatattttagatatattgagttaaataaaatataatattaaaagtaaTTTCACCTGTCTTTTTAAATGTGGCTAATATTAGTGGAAATTTTTAAACTACACATGTGGCTTTCATTTCTATTGGATGGCACTGGGATGGAGAATGGGCAGTGTTCCTTGAAGTTTCCTTCTAGAGGTGAATACCTTAGAGCGGTAAATAGGGAAAAGAAGATTCTCAGCGCCAGTATTTAAAGTCTTCCATCAGTGGgatggataaattgggagactgcaattgacatatacacactactagtatactaataaggacctactgtatatagcacaggaaactcgactcaatactctgtaataacctatgtgcgaaaagaatctaaaggaatggatatatgtatacgtgtaactgactcactttgctgtacaccaaaactaacacaacatagtgaatcaactcttctccaataaaaattaattaaaaaaatagtcttcTATCAAGTTAggactggactgtagccagccaggttcctctgtctatggaattctccaggcaagaatactagagtgggttgccatttccttctccaggggatcttcctgacccagggatcaaacccaggtctcctgcattgcaggtggattctttactgtcttagccaccagggaagccccaagttagGACCACTTTTTCCTCCTGATGGTATGGGCCTGGTGTTTTGACTATTAAAACATCCCCATTCTACACTTTGAGTACCTTTGTAGATGTCTCTTATCATTCACTCATTAGAAGCActgcttacttttttttcccccaaatgtaaGCCTGTCACATAATTAAGGGCATCCTTCCTCATTATCACTCATTCATTAGAAGCACTGcttacttttttttccaaatgtaagCCTGTCACATAATTAAGGGCATCCTTCCTCactcctggacttccctgatggctcagtggtaaagaattgcctgcaatgcagaagtgaagtgaaagtcactcagtggtgtctgactctttgccaccccatggactatacagtccatggaattctccaggccagaatactggagtgggtagtctttaccttctccaggggatcttcccaacccagggatcgaacccaggtctcctgcattgcaggtgtattctacaccagctgagccaccagaggagacctgggttcaatccctgggtcggaaagatccctgaaggggatggcaacccactccagtattcttgcctggagaatcccatggacagagaagcctggcgggctacagtccatggggtcacaaagagtcagacacaagtgaacacATGCAGCTTCTcactccatccatccacccattcatagaaaatcttaagttttatttttaggcCCTGCTCTTCCTCCCAGGTCTTTCACTAAATTGCCAAAGCAATGGCAAAACCAGCGTGGCCATTCTTGCACAGAATCAGTGAAAGCTATCAAAGAAATGGGAATTATGTGGGTTAAGAGAAACGGCACttatcaaaatgatttttaaggaAAAGGGGACCACCATATTCTAATAGTAAACAATGGCTTGTTTTATTGCTCATGCAAAGCTTATATGAAATGATTGTTTGACTGCCTGTATGAATCATGTGTTTGGGCCTTTTTGCTTTCCACAAAATAACCAGGTCTAGTGTTGAGCTAATGGGTATTCAATATATGCAAGGAATAGTATAGTGTATAGATTCCACACTAATAAAAGTGGACTTTTCTATTATGCTAGAGACCCCAGATAGACACCATCATTTCATTTCACCATTTTATACTTTCTAAATAAGTCATTTCCTCCATTATCCTTTGAATACAGTATTTTACCTTTGATTATATTGGAATTGAGTTATTATTCTTTCATTAGACTTTGGGGATTCCTTTGTGGGAAGGTTGGCaaaaatttctgaattttttttctatgccAAAAGAAAGCTAAACTACTACAAACAGGCTCTTCACATAACCACTGAGACATGCAGTGAATGCATCAATCCAAGTGAGCTGGCACTAAAAGGaacagaacattttaaatgaGTGGAAAATTAGTGGTACATCATTACTAAACTGTGTTTTCAGTAACTTTTCTAATATAGGTGTTCCCTGCTTTAAGCCCAATAGATGGgtttatttacagaaaaatctgGGCATTATAAATCAGATTTGATAGACAAGCAATCTTCTAGCTACATGAAGAAAAAAGCCAAGAGATCTAATCTGTATTTTGCTCCAAATCCAGTGTTTTGAAAAAGAAGGTCTAGTGACTGAACTTGTGCAAGGAGATGGCCTGGGGCCTAATTAAAGTCAAGGTGCAGTTTCCACTGCATTCAAGAAaaccagaaagataaatataacttttagaaGAAACTTAGTTTTCTCTCATTTACATTCAGCCAGTGGGTCTCACACTTGGGGAACTGGTTTAGACCTGTGTTGTCCAATATAGTAGGCATTAGCcagccatatgtaaaatatattcacaATCATGATCAATTCTCATTAGATCTCCATTCTTCCCAACTCTCTTCCCAATAAGACTGTAGTTAGGGTTACAGTTTTTGACTACTGAATGCATGATGATCAAATCTGTAACCATGACCTCTGTAGCACAATTCTCTGTGTTACTGATTCGTTTTATCTACAAGACGAGGTACAGATATGTTCAAAGAGACAGTATATTATTTAAGACAACTAACATTTTAtaaaggaattctccaggccagaatactggagtgggtagccattcccttctccaggggatcttcccaacccagggattgaacccgggtctcccgcattgcaggtggattctttactagctgagccaccagggaagcccaagcagactggagtgggtagcctatcctttctccagcagatcttcccaacctaggaattgaaccagggtcttctgcattgcaggtagattctttaccagctgagctaccaggaaagtcccttttaTAAAGGAATACTCGAATAAAAATACAATCAAGAGCATCAATTTGGTTTAAAAAGCAATTGTTACCTTAGTACCCACTAGGAAATCAAACAATGGAATGCATCctctaatatatttatttcaactaTATTTTGATACCCTAATGTAATTGAAGGTGATAATACACTAgaaaaaattttgatatattggTGTTGGGGGCAAGGTGATACTTGTAAACTGGGTGTCGCACTCAGTGAGATACTGTGCATCATTATACTCACTGAATATGATTTGGTTTGTAGTAATTACATCTGAGACCACATATTAGGGTGCTTGatttattacttttcaaaattaataacCTTTCATCTTAACCAAGAGCCCCAATGAGGAAGATtgtacaaattaaaacaaagggTTTTACACACTACTCTGATGATTGATAATTTGTAGCCCAAGGCCCTCTTAAGGAaattctctttctggcttacaaaAGCTGTGGGAGACTATTAACATCATGAGGCCAGTTACAAGAAAAATTGATCTCTAAAATGTCATGGTCTCGCACCCTGTGGAGGCTTATGGATCTGACTTAATATGGCATGTGCAGGCCCAATTAGAGGGCAAATCAGCTCCAAGTATTTCAAAAATTTATGAAGACAGAAGTTATTTTATCTACCATCCTTAAAGCTTCTAGGTAGCCACTGAACTCAGGCAAATGGCATAGTAATCCGAGGTGAATGGTGAGGTTAAGGCCTCCACACCAAACAGGTGCAATCAACATATGATACAATCAagaacatgcaaaaaaaaaatctcaaaatttgaACAGGTAAACAAAAACCAGGGCAGATTCAACCCAGGTAAATGAAACTGCCAGACTACCAAAAGGAGTTCTTTAAAGGAgatttaaaggggcttccctgaagaagggtatggcaacccactccagtattcttgcctggagaattccatggacagaggagcctggtgggctacagtccatggggttgcaaagagttagacacgactgtgAGACTAAgcacaaaggggcttccctggtggctcagcagtaaagaattcacctgtaatgcaggaaacttggatttgatccctgggttggaagatcccctgaagaagaaaatggcaacctattccagtattcttgcctgggaactcccacagacagagcagcttagtgggctacagtccatgaggtctcacaACAGTTGGTCACAAcgtagcgattaaacaacaacaaaggggatTTCCACAGAACTCACTTGCTCTGCAGGAGTAAATCAATCTCAACTGGTATATTTTTATTCAAGCCATAGCTGAGAGCTTGATTAACTGGGAAACAATGAAGTTAAATGACATTACATTCTTTACGGTCACCACTCCAATTTCAGTATATGCATAGAGAAATTGTATATGCCGAGGAATAAACTAGCTCCCAGGAAAATTATTAACCTTTGTAAGTAATCTTCACTTTCAGGGACAGATTTCAACTTTCATTTTAACAGGGGCTGGGAACATTCTTTGGTTGCTTGGTTGTGTATTTTGAGAAAGCAAATCCATTGGCACTTATGAGGGCTTAGAACATAAACCAACATTAGAAGTAACAGAAACAGAGCTAAAAGTTTTACTTTAATCACAGATTCGAAATTAGAGATTTCATTTGCATATCTTAGCAAGCTAAAAAGACACGTTAAATTTTTAATCAATCAACAAAAAAATGTGCCACAGACTTTAATGTTCATAATTTAGAATTTATCACATATATTACTTATatcctttatttgtaaaattattatTCTTAAGACATTTCTTTCCAACACAGTTGaaattatcatattttttaagaaaaaaaatccaccccatttaaaaatgtactacTAAACTTCAATGTGGGAATAAATCAGTGCcaccaaattgaaaaagaaaacaaaaaaagaaacatactgcTGTGTTGGATATATATGCAGTTGTTACtacaaataacaacaacacacGTCCTGTACGGCGATCATATACATGCTCTTGTTTCACTTCTCAGTCATTGTCAGAACCATTTGGAGGTAGGAAAACCAATGCATCATTGAAAACATGCCCAAATGCCCTAAGACGGTATACCCCATACATCATTACATGCATCTGATTAGGTGTCAGTCCATTAAAAGTAACAGCCATATCTGAACAACATCCTTCTACTACCTGGTTTGGGCGATTAGTCATTGCCTCTTTAATAAAAAGCCCAACAGATTTGGTGTTAAATATATCTTTTCCTTCAGAATCTTCTGCATTTTCTGCAAACACTCCGGCATATTTCAGGCAGACGGCAAGCTGCTTATCTTCAGATAtcttccaaatcatccctccCTGTTCAGGACACTTCTCAGGAATACTGAGAAGGCTGTTAAGTCTCTTCATTGATTCTATACTTAAGACAATTCCTCCTTCCATACTCACATACTCCAGATCTCCAGATTTTACAGTGTGACCTAGATAGAAAGGTTGTGATGGATCCTTTTTTAACAAAAAGTACTTTAAGTTTTCAATAATAGCAAACGTAGTGGGGCGTGCAAGGAAGAACCAGTTGTATTGGTCTCTATATTTATCAAAGGCGTATTTGTAAGCTTTTCTCATCATTAACCACATGTCATTTGTTTCCATGTTAATTGACTCAAACACTTTAACATTTTCAGAACTGAAGAAGTCTACTTTGTCACAGTGATTGGTCCAAGTTTCTTTCACTGCAGCCCAGAGGCTCACATCTTTGGGTCTGACAAGGAGGATACAGTATACCCGAAAGCTCTTACTGAGTTCCATGCGTTCATCCTCTGAAATTTTCAAGATGTCTTCTTTATTGGGAGCTTGGAGATGATGATGCTCATGGTGGTGCATTCTATTTCCATGACCAATCCTAATGTGTCCTAGCATAGTGATCAAGGCACAGAAAATGCTTCCAAGCATTACACCCTTCAAAAATGAACTGCTTTCAGAAAGCATTTTTcctataaaggagaaaaagaacttTAGGATACTTAATAGAAAAGGATTAGTCTAATGATTTGATAGTTCCCCTATACTTACATTTGGCTCTtaatgttaaggaaaaaaaggcTCCCAGGTTTGACATGGAATCAGTTGCAAATAGTACAAGAGAATCTTAAGAACTTTTTGCTTCCAATGGTATCTGATTACTGCTCGGTATAAACTGGAACTTTGCAGAAATACCTCGCAGCCGTAGAATTTTCTGGGAGGCTATTTCTGCACTTCATCTATGGGGATTTAATTAACCAAGTACTGAATTAAAAGTACTGACTCCAGAAACCAATGTTACAGAGGTAGTCTATGCATCATTCTCTTGAAAGGAATTTTGTTTCACAAGCTtgcattatattatttaaatacctCTGCAGCTATAAATGGACTTTTACAagaaaaccttcagttcagttcagttcagtcgctcagtcgtgtccgactctttgcgaccccatgaatcgcagcacgccaggccatcaccaactcccggagttcactcaaactcacgtccatcgagttggtaattaAACTGAACAAATAAAACCACTTACAGTTATCTGTGCTAGCTTTCATTCTCAATATAAAGCTTTATTTAACCGATGGCTGCTACCAGATGTTTTGAGTACATCTAAAGCAAATTTCTTGGAATTGATAccatatttgttaatatttaccCTCTTGTTCCTAAGACTAAATGACTTTCAACACAGTATCTCAACTAACTGATGTAATAAAAGCCCATAATGAAAAGAGTTAAATTATTTGGATGAGAACTGAGTCAATATAAGGCATATCTGGGGACCattaatgaacatttttatttcctccaaAGGCATCTGTTTATTCTTTGGGGAAGTAAAAAGTCTACACTTTGATTtcaattagaaattaaaagaaaagtcaaCATTAAATACAACTGTTGAAAATTTCCCAATCTCCTTTCCATCTCCACAAGGAATGTTCTGAGCTACTTagatttttcccctttgtttcttAAAGTTGAAAGTGGGCTTAGAAGATACTTAATGTCGCTTTTCTCTTTTTACAAATAGGGAAACAGAGGGTCCACAGAGGTTAGGTAACTGACCCAAAGTCACAGTTAGTAGTAGAAATGAACTAGAAATCAGATATCCTGACATCAGTTTAATGTTTTTTCTGGTACAGAATAATGACCTCAACAGTGCTTCTATCCATATTATTGATAATAAACAAGTTACTGAATAACCCTGTTTTCCTATAAATGAACAAACATGTAACATCTGTTAATCATAATTTAACAGATCTTGCATCTAACATCACCATACTGCCTTAAGGACACCATCCCTTGGTTTTAGAGGAAATGGACCTTGACTTCCATTACCTTTGAAGGACCAGGTGTGGAATAGCTTGACAGACGTAATTCTtaagcaggggtgggggagtggggaaaGAGGCAGGACAGTTTTTCTGTCACTCACAGAACTCGGGTCAACAAACACAGCTCTAATAAGGAAAAGAGAATTGACAGGAAACAAGCAGAATTGTCAGATGCACTGCAAAATGAATTCTTTTACATAGGTCTTCGGCATTTCATATTATTTCTGGTCAATATATGATAATTCAGTAGCGTTTCTTAGCTTGATAATGGCATATGGATGTCAGGATTCTTCTTGATGGGGATACTACTTATAAGTCATTTGCACGAATTTTCCTAAGGAGTAGCACATGATATGTGATGCGCATGATAGGATATTTGGTGCAGAGGGGAGGGAAACTTAAAACTGCACACGGGCACAAACAAGGCAGAAACTACCAGAGTGGTTTTCCATACGAGTCTCTTTAGATGAAGGTGGTTGGGGCGGAGTATGGAAAAGGGAGGAGGATGAAATGGAGAACATAAGTGAGGGGGAGAACATGGTCAACCCAAGACCCCaaggaggggcagagggagggctTCTAGGAAGCTGGCGCTCAATCTCTCCCCCTCACTGTTCCTCCCACTGGACCTGCCTGGGCACCTCGCGTAGAGCATGCTGGGAGTGAGCCAGGGCCGAGGCCTACCCTGGAGAGGGGCGGAGTCGTTCCGGGGGCTGCTCCGCGCGCAGCTCCAGGTGCGGGCCGAAGCCCCAGCACTCACCCGCGTCTAGAACGGTTCAGGGGCGGGAAAGCGCAGCCGCGCACAGCTTTCCTCTCACGTTCGCGCGCTACTCGGTTACGTTCCTGGTTGGGCTGCTCTAGATGCAGGCGGTGTCCTCTCGTTGGTTTTGCAAAAGCTGGGGAGGGCCAGGAAGTGGCCGCCACGACGGCGCGGGAAGGGGGCGGGGCAAAGAAGCCCTCGGTCGGGCGGAGCCTCCCGCCGCACCGACGTCGGAGGGGCCGGCGCGCACGCAGCGCGCCTTTTCTCCCCGCCCCCTGCCGAGTTCCGAGAAGCGCGTAGGGCTGGCGTGACCCGCACGCTGGCCCATACCAAACGGGACGCCCAGAGAGGCGTGCGTGTGCACGTACGACCCGCCGACACCTCCCACCGCCGCACCTTCCGGGCGTGGAAACTGCGAGAGCGGAGTAGAGCGTTTCATCCGAGTGTCAGGTGTCTCATTGGTTTCTCTGACGAAGCCTTGAGACGTTGCAGCAAGAGGGTGCTCCATCCAGTACCCCTGGGCTGAGGTTAAATGCAGACCACTGAAACAGTCACCAAATTATGATGGCAAGAAGTCGCTAAGGTTATTGGAACGGTATCTGAAGCCCCACTGTCCAGAGTCCAGTGCTGTCTTCACCGCGTCATTTGGTATGCTGGGGAGGTTACTTCACCTcgctatgcctcagtttccccctctgtaaAGTACAGAAAGTATCACGGTAGTGCTGTCTCatagaagattaaatgagatagtgccTTTGACTCTTATTAGCAAAAGACCAAGCCTAGAGTAAGCATTCCCTAGCTATTAGCTGTTATGCTACTCACCCCTGTATCACTAGCCTTAGTTACCAGCACGCCGTGGACAGTATGTATTTGTGGAATTAATGAATGTTAGAACAACAGATGAGGAATCAGGACCGGAAAGGAAGGGTAAGGAACTTTCTAAAGATCACAGAGTAATTAACTGCAGAAGAGGAACTAGAACTCAGGTCTAATTACAAGTGTAGAGCTTGCTTTCTGCTAAACATGCGAGCtgtcttaaaattcatttttgtgACATAAAGGGGTTTTTGCTAAAAAGCACAAAatcttacacatttttaaaaggtactgTCACCAGGTTCCATCCAAATAACTTTAAGTGGTGATTTACCCAGCCCTGAGTTCCTAAAGACACGTATATTTGAGTATTGGCAGTGACCCAGTTTAAGTGGACTGAAAGTTTCAGGAAGCACTGAAACAATGAACAAATAGATTTTAGGCACTCACTATCCtggctatgctaagtcacttcagtcgtgtccgactctgtgcgaccccatagacggcagcccaccaggcttccccatccctgggattctccaggcaagaacactggagtgggttgccaattccttctccaatgcatgaaagtgaaaagtgaaagtgaagtcgctcagtcgtgtccgactcttagcgaccccatggactgcagcctaccaggctcctccatccatgggattttccaggcaagagtactggagtggggtgctattgccttctccgcactatCCTGGCAGCACTACCCTAAATTCTGGAGATACAGTGGTGAACAAAATTAGCCCCCTGCCTTTAAGGAACTCTCAATGTAGCTGGGAATAAAGACATTAAATAATCCATTACAAATACATGGTGGTACGTTCTCCAGAGgaatacacaaataaattttagaactgGGAAAGAGCTTAAAACGGCAGAATATCTCCACTATATTTTGTTAAATGACATACATTGTCTATTgtcacatatatattaatacatgtgtactgactaaaccacaaccaccttgtgtatgtgtgtgtaaggtGTGtatatgtccgactctgcaaccccatggactgtagcccaccaggcttctctgtccatggaattctcagacaagaatattggagtgggttgccatttctttcttcaggagatcttcccaacccagggattgaacctaggtctcccgcattgcaggcagactctttacccactgagccaccagcgatgacctatatctacacacacacacacacacacacacacacacacacacacacacacacatttagttAAGTGAAACAAGTTGCAGAATAATGTGTATGGTGTGATTATGCTTtgcagaaaataaacaattttatatatgtgcacatatgttTGATCTGTTGGTAATGAGCAAAGGGAGTTGTGGAAGGCTCCTCAGCAGCCTGTTAATATTGATCACATCAGGAGGTCGAGGTGTGAATGATTAGCCTTGTCTTCATACATTCTTCAATTGCATTGTTTGCATTGTTTCACTGGTCATAAcaagcatttgttatttttgaatTTGAAGAACAGCAAATAAAGGGATCTTTAAgattagaaggagaaaaagaatgaggGAAAGATACcaataaaaatactttcagaGAGTGCAGACAATCAAGCTCTCCTTGCAAAAAGGGACCAAGGAAAGACAGATAAAAGTGGCACTCAGAATTCAGAGACAGTGGCACAGAGTCAATTTAAACCACTGCTTCTTTCTAATATAGGAGGGAATACCAAACTGAAAATACTGATACAAGATGCTCTGAAACAATAAACCACGGAATTTTCAACATCAAAAGCACTGTCAATGAGAGATTAAGAACCCAGTTCTCTACTTAAAGCAGTGTTTAAGCATACTTAGCATTTGAAGTGAGATTAGTGAGATGGTTGACTTGTAGttaggtgattttatttttaaaacatcattcctCATTGTAGTCCTAATTGAAAAATTACATGCAAGTAGTTTCTgctaaaattaagaatatttataaatattctttggCCCAGCTAACCCACTTCTTGTAATCTCTCCCCTAGAAATTAAAGCATCAGAATGTAAGGCTAATGTATATGGTCaaaagcattgtttataatagtggGAAATATCCATCAATGGTTGAACTAATTAAAGTGCATCCATATAGTGTAATATTAAGCATAAAATAAACAGCTTATCTCTCCTGCACTAAAGACTTCACTAAACACACTAACCTGCACCTTGTCAGGGTGGAGGGGGTTGCTTTTAAATTTGGTTGCCTTCATGTGCCCAGCAGGTAAGGCAAGACTGCATTCAAAACTGACAACGCTGCGTTATTGTTAAAGTCCTCCTGCTAAGTGCATGCATTATTCAGCATGAGAAATCATTAATTTTTAGTAATTGGCAATCACTTGCATTTGAACATTCAAATTTTTGAAGTCTGTCCAAAGGCCTTTGGGAAATTAACATGATTTTCCACAACAGTTCACTGGAATAGTAAATATTGAAGAAAATCTAAGATGG from Bubalus bubalis isolate 160015118507 breed Murrah chromosome X, NDDB_SH_1, whole genome shotgun sequence encodes the following:
- the C1GALT1C1 gene encoding C1GALT1-specific chaperone 1, which codes for MLSESSSFLKGVMLGSIFCALITMLGHIRIGHGNRMHHHEHHHLQAPNKEDILKISEDERMELSKSFRVYCILLVRPKDVSLWAAVKETWTNHCDKVDFFSSENVKVFESINMETNDMWLMMRKAYKYAFDKYRDQYNWFFLARPTTFAIIENLKYFLLKKDPSQPFYLGHTVKSGDLEYVSMEGGIVLSIESMKRLNSLLSIPEKCPEQGGMIWKISEDKQLAVCLKYAGVFAENAEDSEGKDIFNTKSVGLFIKEAMTNRPNQVVEGCCSDMAVTFNGLTPNQMHVMMYGVYRLRAFGHVFNDALVFLPPNGSDND